A window of the Streptomyces sp. Ag109_O5-10 genome harbors these coding sequences:
- the nusB gene encoding transcription antitermination factor NusB, producing MAARNTARKRAFQILFEGDQRGADVLTVLADWIRLSRDDTRQPPVSEYTMQLVEGYAEHTTRIDELIAQYAVGWTLDRMPVVDRNILRLGAYELIWVDETPDAVVLDEMVQLAKEFSTDESPSFVNGLLGRLKELKPSLRREA from the coding sequence GTGGCTGCCCGCAACACGGCCCGCAAGCGAGCCTTCCAGATCCTCTTCGAGGGCGACCAGCGCGGGGCCGACGTCCTGACCGTGCTCGCGGACTGGATCCGGCTCTCCAGGGACGACACCCGGCAGCCGCCGGTGAGCGAGTACACGATGCAGCTGGTCGAGGGCTACGCCGAGCACACCACGCGTATCGACGAGCTGATCGCGCAGTACGCGGTCGGCTGGACGCTGGACCGGATGCCGGTCGTCGACCGCAACATCCTGCGCCTCGGCGCGTACGAGCTGATCTGGGTCGACGAGACGCCGGACGCCGTCGTCCTCGACGAGATGGTGCAGCTCGCGAAGGAGTTCTCCACGGACGAGTCGCCCTCGTTCGTGAACGGGCTTCTGGGGCGCCTGAAGGAGCTGAAGCCGTCGCTGCGCCGCGAGGCGTGA
- the carA gene encoding glutamine-hydrolyzing carbamoyl-phosphate synthase small subunit, giving the protein MTTSTRGTGKVPAVLVLEDGRIFRGRAYGAVGETFGEAVFSTGMTGYQETLTDPSYDRQIVVATAPQIGNTGWNDEDDESSRIWVSGYVVRDPARVPSNWRAKRSLDEELVAQGVVGISGIDTRALTRHLRERGSMRAGVFSGEAIATDAELLARVQAQPHMKGASLYEEVATKEAYVVPAVGEKRFTVAAIDLGIKGMTPQRMAERGIEVHVLPATATEDDVYAVSPDGVFFSNGPGDPATAEGPVALMTAVLARKTPLFGICFGNQILGRALGFGTYKLKYGHRGINQPVQDRTTGKVEVTAHNHGFAVDAPLDKVSDTKFGRAEVSHVCLNDDVVEGLQLLDQPAFSVQYHPEAAAGPHDAAYLFDRFVSLMEGQRA; this is encoded by the coding sequence ATGACGACCTCCACCAGGGGAACCGGCAAGGTTCCCGCCGTACTCGTCCTGGAGGACGGCCGGATCTTCCGCGGCCGCGCCTACGGGGCCGTGGGGGAGACCTTCGGCGAGGCCGTCTTCTCCACCGGAATGACCGGCTACCAGGAGACCCTGACCGACCCGTCGTACGACCGCCAGATCGTGGTCGCCACCGCCCCGCAGATCGGCAACACGGGGTGGAACGACGAGGACGACGAGTCCAGCCGCATCTGGGTCTCCGGTTACGTCGTGCGCGACCCCGCGCGCGTGCCCTCCAACTGGCGCGCCAAGCGGTCGCTGGACGAGGAACTGGTCGCGCAGGGCGTGGTCGGCATCTCCGGGATCGACACCCGCGCCCTCACCCGCCACCTCCGCGAGCGCGGCTCGATGCGCGCCGGCGTCTTCTCCGGCGAGGCGATCGCCACCGACGCCGAGCTCCTCGCGCGCGTGCAGGCCCAGCCGCACATGAAGGGCGCCTCGCTGTACGAGGAGGTCGCCACCAAGGAGGCGTACGTGGTCCCCGCGGTCGGGGAGAAGCGGTTCACCGTCGCCGCCATCGACCTCGGCATCAAGGGCATGACCCCGCAGCGGATGGCCGAGCGCGGCATCGAGGTGCACGTGCTGCCCGCCACCGCCACCGAGGACGACGTGTACGCCGTCTCCCCGGACGGCGTGTTCTTCTCCAACGGCCCCGGCGACCCGGCCACGGCCGAAGGACCGGTGGCCCTGATGACCGCCGTGCTGGCGCGGAAGACCCCGCTCTTCGGCATCTGCTTCGGCAACCAGATCCTCGGCCGCGCGCTCGGCTTCGGCACCTACAAGCTGAAGTACGGCCACCGGGGCATCAACCAGCCGGTCCAGGACCGGACGACCGGCAAGGTCGAGGTCACCGCGCACAACCACGGCTTCGCCGTCGACGCGCCGCTCGACAAGGTCAGCGACACGAAGTTCGGCCGCGCCGAGGTCTCGCACGTCTGCCTCAACGACGACGTCGTGGAGGGGCTGCAGCTGCTCGACCAGCCGGCCTTCTCCGTCCAGTACCACCCCGAAGCGGCAGCCGGCCCGCACGACGCCGCCTACCTGTTCGACCGCTTCGTTTCCCTGATGGAGGGCCAGCGTGCCTAA
- a CDS encoding aminopeptidase P family protein: MSDVYAARRTRLRERCHAAGSQSAVISHPANVRYLAGAAPKGSVLLLGRREDLLVCPGPPDDRPGEARPDEALRPHLLAGPGGDPAVAAADLAAAQDADTLAVEEHHLTVARHRALASVAPALRLIDLGSTVEQLRVVKDEEEISCLRIGAEIADQALGELLESILVGRTERHLALELERRLVDHGADGPAFPTSVATGPNSGRRGHRPTDRRVEEGDFLTVCLGAAYRGYRCEIGRTFVIGTSPADWQIDLYDLVFAAQRAGRESLVPGAAHRDVDRAARQVLDSAGYAEGLQPVTGHGVGLEIDEDPQLAPSAMGKLDACVPVTVEPGVHLPGRGGVRIDDTLVVRPEADGGPELLTITTKELLAL, encoded by the coding sequence ATGTCAGACGTGTACGCGGCCCGCCGAACCAGGCTGAGGGAACGCTGCCACGCGGCCGGCAGCCAGTCCGCCGTCATCTCGCACCCGGCCAACGTGAGATACCTCGCCGGCGCCGCCCCCAAGGGCTCCGTCCTGCTCCTCGGCAGACGCGAGGACCTCCTCGTCTGCCCCGGCCCGCCGGACGACCGCCCCGGTGAGGCCCGCCCCGACGAGGCCCTGCGGCCGCACCTGCTGGCAGGACCCGGCGGCGACCCCGCCGTGGCCGCCGCCGACCTCGCCGCCGCCCAGGACGCCGACACCCTCGCCGTCGAGGAGCACCACCTCACCGTGGCCCGGCACCGCGCCCTCGCCTCCGTCGCCCCCGCCCTCCGCCTGATCGACCTCGGCAGCACCGTCGAGCAGCTCAGGGTCGTCAAGGACGAGGAGGAGATCTCCTGCCTCCGCATCGGCGCCGAGATCGCCGACCAGGCCCTCGGCGAACTCCTGGAGTCGATCCTCGTCGGCCGTACCGAACGCCACCTCGCCCTGGAGCTGGAGCGCCGCCTGGTCGACCACGGCGCCGACGGCCCGGCCTTCCCCACCTCCGTGGCGACCGGCCCGAACTCCGGCCGCCGCGGCCACCGCCCCACCGACCGGCGGGTCGAGGAGGGCGACTTCCTGACCGTCTGCCTCGGCGCCGCCTACCGCGGCTACCGCTGCGAGATCGGCCGTACCTTCGTCATCGGCACCTCCCCCGCCGACTGGCAGATCGACCTCTACGACCTGGTCTTCGCCGCCCAGCGGGCCGGCCGGGAGAGCCTGGTTCCCGGCGCCGCCCACCGCGACGTCGACCGCGCCGCCCGCCAGGTACTGGACTCCGCGGGCTACGCGGAAGGCCTCCAACCCGTCACCGGACACGGCGTCGGACTCGAAATCGACGAGGACCCGCAGCTCGCCCCTTCAGCCATGGGTAAACTGGACGCTTGCGTGCCGGTCACCGTCGAACCGGGGGTCCACCTCCCGGGCCGGGGCGGCGTCCGGATCGATGACACGCTCGTCGTACGCCCCGAGGCGGACGGCGGACCCGAGCTACTCACCATCACGACCAAGGAGCTGCTCGCACTCTAG
- the bldD gene encoding transcriptional regulator BldD, with protein sequence MSSEYAKQLGAKLRAIRTQQGLSLHGVEEKSQGRWKAVVVGSYERGDRAVTVQRLAELADFYGVPVQELLPGTTPGGAAEPPPKLVLDLERLANVPAEKAGPLQRYAATIQSQRGDYNGKVLSIRQDDLRTLAVIYDQSPSVLTEQLISWGVLDADARRAVASHEEA encoded by the coding sequence ATGTCCAGCGAATACGCCAAACAGCTCGGGGCCAAGCTCCGGGCCATCCGCACCCAGCAGGGCCTTTCCCTCCACGGTGTCGAGGAGAAGTCCCAGGGTCGCTGGAAGGCCGTGGTGGTCGGTTCGTACGAGCGCGGCGACCGTGCCGTGACCGTACAGCGCCTTGCAGAGTTGGCGGATTTCTACGGGGTCCCGGTGCAGGAGCTCCTGCCCGGCACGACGCCCGGCGGTGCCGCCGAGCCCCCGCCGAAGCTGGTCCTCGACCTGGAGCGGCTGGCCAACGTGCCGGCCGAGAAGGCGGGACCCCTGCAGCGCTACGCGGCGACGATCCAGTCCCAGCGCGGTGACTACAACGGCAAGGTGCTGTCGATCCGCCAGGACGACCTGCGCACACTGGCCGTCATCTATGACCAGTCCCCCTCGGTCCTCACCGAGCAGCTGATCAGCTGGGGCGTCCTGGACGCGGACGCCCGCCGCGCGGTGGCCAGCCACGAAGAGGCCTGA
- the efp gene encoding elongation factor P — MASTNDLKNGLVLKLEGGQLWSVVEFQHVKPGKGPAFVRTKLKNVLSGKVVDKTFNAGVKVETATVDKRDMQFSYMDGEYFVFMDMDTYDQLHIDRKTVGDAANFLIEGFTAVVAQHEGEVLFVELPAAVELTIQETEPGVQGDRSTGGTKPATLETGHQIQVPLFITTGEKIKVDTRTSDYLGRVNS, encoded by the coding sequence GTGGCTTCCACGAACGACCTCAAGAACGGCCTGGTGCTCAAGCTCGAAGGCGGCCAGCTCTGGTCCGTCGTCGAGTTCCAGCACGTCAAGCCCGGCAAGGGCCCCGCCTTCGTGCGCACCAAGCTCAAGAACGTGCTGTCCGGCAAGGTGGTCGACAAGACCTTCAACGCCGGCGTCAAGGTCGAGACGGCCACTGTCGACAAGCGCGACATGCAGTTCTCGTACATGGACGGCGAGTACTTCGTCTTCATGGACATGGACACGTACGACCAGCTGCACATCGACCGGAAGACCGTCGGCGACGCCGCGAACTTCCTGATCGAGGGCTTCACGGCCGTCGTCGCCCAGCACGAGGGCGAGGTGCTCTTCGTCGAGCTTCCGGCCGCCGTCGAGCTGACCATCCAGGAGACCGAGCCGGGCGTCCAGGGCGACCGCTCCACCGGCGGCACCAAGCCGGCCACCCTGGAGACCGGCCACCAGATCCAGGTCCCGCTCTTCATCACGACCGGTGAGAAGATCAAGGTCGACACCCGCACGAGCGACTACCTCGGCCGGGTGAACAGCTAA
- the pyrR gene encoding bifunctional pyr operon transcriptional regulator/uracil phosphoribosyltransferase PyrR, translated as MDKQEKPDQQETPDTAVRASDARPVLEGPDIARVLTRIAHEIVERAKGADDVVLLGIPTRGVFLAQRLAAKLEQITDRKMPVGSLDITMYRDDLRMHPPRALARTEIPGDGIDGRLVILVDDVLFSGRTIRAALDALNDIGRPRAVQLAVLVDRGHRELPIRADYVGKNLPTSLRETVKVLLAEEDGRDTVLLGAKPTP; from the coding sequence ATGGACAAGCAGGAAAAGCCGGACCAGCAGGAAACGCCCGACACCGCGGTGCGGGCATCCGACGCGCGGCCCGTTCTCGAGGGCCCGGACATCGCGCGGGTCCTGACCCGCATCGCCCACGAGATCGTGGAGCGCGCCAAGGGCGCCGACGACGTGGTGCTCCTCGGCATCCCGACCCGCGGTGTCTTCCTCGCCCAGCGGCTCGCCGCCAAGCTGGAGCAGATCACCGACCGCAAGATGCCCGTCGGTTCGCTCGACATCACCATGTACCGCGACGACCTGCGCATGCACCCACCGCGTGCGCTGGCCCGCACCGAGATTCCCGGTGACGGCATCGACGGCAGGCTCGTGATCCTCGTCGACGACGTGCTCTTCTCCGGCCGCACCATCCGCGCCGCCCTCGACGCCCTGAACGACATCGGGCGCCCCCGCGCGGTCCAGCTGGCGGTCCTCGTCGACCGCGGCCACCGCGAACTGCCCATCCGCGCCGACTACGTCGGCAAGAACCTCCCCACGTCGTTGCGGGAGACGGTCAAGGTCCTGCTCGCCGAGGAGGACGGTCGCGACACCGTGCTGCTCGGCGCGAAGCCGACCCCGTAG
- a CDS encoding dihydroorotase has protein sequence MSKILIRGAKVLGGEPQDVLIDGEVVEAVGSGLSAEGAEVVEAAGKVLLPGLVDLHTHLREPGREDSETVLTGTRAAASGGYTAVFAMANTFPVADTAGVVEQVYRLGREHGYCDVQPIGAVTVGLEGRKLAELGAMHESAAGVTVFSDDGKCVDDAVIMRRALEYVKAFGGVVAQHAQEPRLTEGAQMNEGVVSAELGLGGWPAVAEESIIARDVLLAEHVGSRVHICHLSTAGSVEIVRWAKSRGIDVTAEVTPHHLLLTDELVRSYNPVYKVNPPLRTERDVLALREALADGTIDIVATDHAPHPHEDKDCEWAAAAMGMVGLETALSVVQETMVDTGLLTWAGVADRMSVKPARIGQAAGHGRPVSAGEPANLTLVDTEYRGLVDPAGFASRSRNTPYEGRELPGRVTHTWLRGKATLVDGKLT, from the coding sequence ATGAGCAAGATCCTGATCCGTGGTGCGAAGGTGCTCGGCGGTGAGCCGCAGGACGTCCTGATCGACGGCGAGGTCGTCGAGGCGGTCGGCTCCGGGCTGTCCGCCGAGGGCGCCGAGGTCGTCGAGGCCGCCGGGAAGGTGCTGCTGCCGGGCCTGGTCGACCTGCACACCCACCTGCGCGAGCCGGGGCGCGAGGACTCCGAGACGGTCCTCACCGGCACCCGCGCCGCGGCGAGCGGCGGCTACACGGCCGTGTTCGCCATGGCCAACACCTTCCCGGTCGCCGACACCGCCGGCGTCGTCGAGCAGGTCTACCGGCTCGGCCGGGAGCACGGCTACTGCGACGTCCAGCCCATCGGCGCCGTCACCGTCGGCCTGGAGGGCAGGAAGCTCGCCGAGCTGGGCGCCATGCACGAGTCGGCCGCCGGGGTCACCGTCTTCTCCGACGACGGCAAGTGCGTCGACGACGCCGTGATCATGCGCCGCGCCCTGGAGTACGTGAAGGCCTTCGGCGGGGTCGTGGCCCAGCACGCCCAGGAGCCGCGGCTGACCGAGGGCGCCCAGATGAACGAGGGCGTCGTCTCCGCCGAGCTGGGGCTCGGGGGCTGGCCCGCCGTCGCCGAGGAGTCGATCATCGCGCGCGACGTGCTGCTCGCCGAGCACGTCGGCTCCCGCGTCCACATCTGCCACCTCTCGACCGCCGGCTCGGTCGAGATCGTGCGCTGGGCCAAGTCCCGGGGCATCGACGTCACGGCCGAGGTCACCCCGCACCACCTGCTCCTCACCGACGAGCTGGTCCGGTCGTACAACCCGGTCTACAAGGTCAACCCGCCGCTGCGCACCGAACGGGACGTCCTGGCCCTGCGCGAGGCCCTCGCGGACGGCACGATCGACATCGTCGCCACCGACCACGCCCCGCACCCGCACGAGGACAAGGACTGCGAGTGGGCCGCGGCCGCCATGGGGATGGTGGGCCTGGAGACCGCGCTGTCGGTGGTGCAGGAGACCATGGTCGACACGGGCCTGCTGACCTGGGCCGGCGTCGCCGACCGCATGTCCGTCAAGCCCGCGCGGATCGGACAGGCCGCCGGTCACGGCCGCCCCGTCTCGGCAGGCGAGCCCGCCAACCTCACCCTGGTCGACACGGAATACCGTGGCCTGGTGGACCCCGCGGGCTTCGCCTCGCGCAGCCGCAACACCCCGTACGAGGGACGCGAGCTGCCGGGCCGTGTCACCCACACGTGGCTGCGGGGCAAGGCGACGCTCGTGGACGGGAAGCTGACGTGA
- the carB gene encoding carbamoyl-phosphate synthase large subunit yields the protein MPKRTDIQSVLVIGSGPIVIGQAAEFDYSGTQACRVLRAEGLRVILVNSNPATIMTDPEIADATYVEPITPEFVEKIIAKERPDALLPTLGGQTALNTAISLDENGVLAKYGVELIGANVEAINKGEDRDLFKEVVEAVRQKIGHGESARSVICHTMDEVIAGVEELGGGYPVVVRPSFTMGGAGSGFAHNEEELRRIAGQGLTLSPTTEVLLEESILGWKEYELELMRDKHDNVVVVCSIENFDPMGVHTGDSITVAPAMTLTDREYQILRDVGIAVIREVGVDTGGCNIQFAVNPEDGRVIVIEMNPRVSRSSALASKATGFPIAKIAAKLAVGYTLDEIPNDITQETPASFEPTLDYVVVKAPRFAFEKFPSADSTLTTTMKSVGEAMAIGRNFPEAFQKALRSLEKKGSQFTFVGEPGDKQALLHEAVRPTDGRINTVMQAIRAGATPEEVFEFTKIDPWFVDQLFLIKEIADELAEAAELSAELIADAKRHGFSDQQIAEIRGLREDVVREVRHALGVRPVYKTVDTCAAEFAAKTPYFYSSYDEETEVAPREKPAVIILGSGPNRIGQGIEFDYSCVHASFALSDAGYETVMVNCNPETVSTDYDTSDRLYFEPLTLEDVLEIVHAEQQAGPVAGVVVQLGGQTPLGLSQALKDNGVPIVGTSPEAIHAAEDRGAFGRVLAEAGLPAPKHGTATTFAEAKAIADEIGYPVLVRPSYVLGGRGMEIVYDEARLAAYIAESTEISPTRPVLVDRFLDDAIEIDVDALYDGEELYLGGVMEHIEEAGIHSGDSACALPPITLGGFDIKRLRASTEAIAKGVGVRGLINIQFAMAGDILYVLEANPRASRTVPFTSKATAVPLAKAAARISLGATVAELRAEGLLPARGDGGELPFDAPISVKEAVMPWSRFRDIHGRGVDTVLGPEMRSTGEVMGIDSVFGTAYAKSQAGAYGPLPTKGRAFISVANRDKRSMIFPARELVAHGFELLATSGTAEVLKRNGINATVVRKQSEGIGPNGERTIVQLIHDGEVDLIVNTPYGTGGRLDGYEIRTAAVARSVPCLTTVQALAAAVQGIDALNHGDVGVRSLQEHAERLTAARD from the coding sequence GTGCCTAAGCGCACCGATATCCAGTCCGTCCTGGTCATCGGCTCCGGCCCGATCGTCATCGGCCAGGCCGCCGAGTTCGACTACTCCGGGACCCAGGCCTGCCGCGTGCTGCGCGCCGAGGGCCTCAGGGTCATCCTGGTCAACTCCAACCCGGCGACGATCATGACCGACCCGGAGATCGCCGACGCGACCTACGTCGAGCCGATCACCCCGGAGTTCGTCGAGAAGATCATCGCCAAGGAGCGGCCCGACGCGCTGCTGCCCACCCTGGGCGGCCAGACGGCGCTCAACACCGCCATCTCGCTCGACGAGAACGGCGTCCTGGCCAAGTACGGCGTCGAGCTGATCGGCGCCAACGTGGAGGCCATCAACAAGGGTGAGGACCGCGACCTCTTCAAGGAGGTCGTGGAGGCGGTCCGCCAGAAGATCGGGCACGGCGAGTCCGCGCGGTCGGTCATCTGCCACACCATGGACGAGGTCATCGCGGGCGTCGAGGAGCTCGGCGGCGGCTACCCGGTCGTCGTCCGCCCGTCCTTCACCATGGGCGGCGCCGGCTCCGGCTTCGCCCACAACGAGGAGGAGCTGCGCCGGATCGCCGGGCAGGGCCTCACGCTCTCCCCGACCACCGAGGTGCTCCTGGAGGAGTCCATCCTCGGCTGGAAGGAGTACGAGCTGGAGCTGATGCGCGACAAGCACGACAACGTCGTGGTCGTCTGCTCCATCGAGAACTTCGACCCCATGGGCGTGCACACCGGCGACTCGATCACCGTCGCGCCCGCGATGACGCTGACCGACCGCGAGTACCAGATCCTCCGCGACGTCGGCATCGCCGTCATCCGCGAGGTCGGCGTCGACACCGGCGGCTGCAACATCCAGTTCGCGGTGAACCCCGAGGACGGCCGGGTCATCGTCATCGAGATGAACCCGCGTGTGTCCCGGTCCTCAGCGCTCGCCTCCAAGGCGACCGGATTCCCGATCGCGAAGATCGCGGCGAAGCTGGCCGTCGGCTACACCCTCGACGAGATCCCCAACGACATCACGCAGGAGACTCCGGCCTCCTTCGAGCCCACGCTCGACTACGTGGTCGTCAAGGCCCCGCGCTTCGCGTTCGAGAAGTTCCCGTCCGCCGACTCCACGCTGACCACGACCATGAAGTCGGTCGGTGAGGCGATGGCCATCGGCCGCAACTTCCCCGAGGCCTTCCAGAAGGCGCTGCGCTCGCTGGAGAAGAAGGGCAGCCAGTTCACCTTCGTCGGCGAGCCCGGCGACAAGCAGGCGCTGCTGCACGAGGCGGTACGGCCCACCGACGGCCGGATCAACACGGTCATGCAGGCCATCCGGGCGGGCGCCACGCCCGAGGAGGTCTTCGAGTTCACGAAGATCGACCCGTGGTTCGTCGACCAGCTCTTCCTGATCAAGGAGATCGCCGACGAGCTGGCCGAGGCGGCGGAACTGAGCGCCGAGCTGATCGCCGACGCAAAGCGGCACGGCTTCTCCGACCAGCAGATCGCCGAGATCCGCGGCCTGCGCGAGGACGTGGTCCGCGAGGTCCGGCACGCGCTGGGCGTGCGCCCGGTCTACAAGACGGTCGACACCTGCGCCGCCGAGTTCGCCGCGAAGACGCCGTACTTCTACTCCTCCTACGACGAGGAGACCGAGGTCGCGCCGCGCGAGAAGCCGGCCGTCATCATCCTGGGCTCCGGCCCCAACCGCATCGGCCAGGGCATCGAGTTCGACTACTCGTGCGTGCACGCGTCCTTCGCGCTGAGCGACGCCGGCTACGAGACGGTCATGGTCAACTGCAACCCGGAGACCGTCTCCACGGACTACGACACCTCCGACCGGCTCTACTTCGAGCCGCTCACCCTGGAGGACGTCCTGGAGATCGTGCACGCCGAGCAGCAGGCCGGACCGGTCGCCGGCGTGGTCGTGCAGCTGGGCGGCCAGACCCCGCTGGGCCTGTCCCAGGCGCTCAAGGACAACGGCGTGCCGATCGTCGGTACGTCCCCCGAGGCGATCCACGCCGCCGAGGACCGCGGCGCCTTCGGCCGGGTCCTCGCGGAGGCGGGCCTGCCGGCCCCCAAGCACGGCACGGCCACCACCTTCGCCGAGGCCAAGGCCATCGCCGACGAGATCGGCTACCCGGTGCTCGTCCGCCCGTCGTACGTGCTCGGCGGGCGCGGCATGGAGATCGTCTACGACGAGGCCCGGCTGGCGGCGTACATCGCCGAGTCGACCGAGATCAGTCCCACCCGTCCGGTCCTCGTCGACCGGTTCCTGGACGACGCCATCGAGATCGACGTCGACGCGCTCTACGACGGCGAGGAGCTGTACCTGGGCGGCGTCATGGAGCACATCGAGGAGGCCGGTATCCACTCCGGCGACTCGGCGTGCGCCCTGCCGCCGATCACGCTCGGCGGCTTCGACATCAAGCGGCTGCGGGCCTCGACCGAGGCCATCGCGAAGGGTGTCGGTGTACGGGGTCTGATCAACATCCAGTTCGCGATGGCCGGGGACATCCTCTACGTCCTCGAAGCCAACCCGCGCGCGTCCCGCACGGTTCCCTTCACCTCGAAGGCGACCGCGGTGCCGCTGGCCAAGGCGGCCGCCCGGATCTCGCTGGGCGCGACCGTCGCCGAACTGCGCGCCGAGGGGCTGCTGCCGGCCCGCGGCGACGGCGGCGAGCTGCCGTTCGACGCGCCGATCTCCGTGAAGGAGGCGGTCATGCCGTGGTCGCGGTTCCGCGACATCCACGGGCGGGGCGTCGACACGGTGCTCGGCCCGGAGATGCGCTCCACGGGCGAGGTCATGGGCATCGACTCCGTCTTCGGTACGGCGTACGCCAAGTCGCAGGCCGGGGCGTACGGGCCGCTGCCCACCAAGGGCCGCGCGTTCATCTCCGTCGCCAACCGCGACAAGCGCTCCATGATCTTCCCGGCGCGCGAGCTGGTCGCCCACGGCTTCGAGCTGCTGGCCACCTCCGGCACGGCCGAGGTGCTCAAGCGCAACGGCATCAACGCGACGGTCGTCCGCAAGCAGTCGGAGGGGATCGGCCCCAACGGCGAGCGGACGATCGTGCAGCTCATCCACGACGGCGAGGTGGACCTCATCGTCAACACGCCGTACGGCACCGGGGGTCGCCTGGACGGGTACGAGATCCGGACGGCCGCGGTGGCCCGGTCGGTGCCGTGTCTGACGACCGTGCAGGCGCTGGCGGCGGCTGTGCAGGGGATCGATGCCCTGAACCACGGGGACGTGGGGGTGCGGTCGCTCCAGGAGCATGCGGAGAGGTTGACGGCCGCGAGGGACTGA
- a CDS encoding aspartate carbamoyltransferase catalytic subunit, with protein sequence MQRHLISAADLTRDDAVLILDTAEEMARVADRPIKKLPTLRGRTVVNLFFEDSTRTRISFEAAEKRLSADVINFTAKGSSVSKGESLKDTAQTLEAMGVDAVVIRHGASGAPYRLATSGWIDAAVINAGDGTHQHPTQALLDAFTMRRRLVGRDAGTGQDLAGKRITIVGDVLHSRVARSNVDLLHTLGAEVTLVAPPTLVPVGVERWPCEVSYDLDAVLPKSDAVMMLRVQRERMNAAFFPTEREYSRRYGLDGERMARMPEHAIVMHPGPMVRGMEITAEVADSERCTVVEQVANGVSIRMAVLYLLLGGNEPAVSHARTTEEK encoded by the coding sequence ATGCAGCGTCATCTCATCTCGGCCGCCGACCTCACCCGCGACGACGCCGTCCTGATCCTCGACACCGCCGAGGAGATGGCCCGGGTCGCCGACCGGCCGATCAAGAAGCTGCCGACCCTGCGCGGCCGCACCGTCGTCAACCTCTTCTTCGAGGACTCGACCCGCACCCGGATCTCCTTCGAGGCCGCCGAGAAGCGCCTCTCCGCCGACGTCATCAACTTCACCGCCAAGGGGTCCAGCGTCTCCAAAGGCGAGTCCCTGAAGGACACCGCGCAGACCCTGGAGGCGATGGGCGTCGACGCGGTCGTCATCCGGCACGGCGCCTCCGGGGCGCCCTACCGGCTGGCCACCTCCGGCTGGATCGACGCGGCCGTGATCAACGCAGGCGACGGCACCCACCAGCACCCCACCCAGGCCCTCCTGGACGCCTTCACCATGCGCCGCCGCCTGGTGGGCCGGGACGCCGGGACGGGGCAGGACCTGGCCGGCAAGCGCATCACCATCGTCGGCGACGTCCTGCACAGCCGGGTCGCCCGTTCCAACGTCGACCTGCTGCACACCCTCGGCGCCGAGGTCACCCTGGTCGCCCCGCCCACCCTGGTACCGGTCGGGGTCGAGCGGTGGCCGTGCGAGGTGTCGTACGACCTCGACGCCGTACTGCCCAAGTCCGACGCCGTGATGATGCTGCGCGTCCAGCGCGAGCGCATGAACGCGGCGTTCTTCCCCACCGAGCGCGAGTACTCGCGGCGCTACGGCCTCGACGGCGAGCGCATGGCGAGGATGCCCGAGCACGCCATCGTGATGCACCCCGGCCCGATGGTCCGCGGCATGGAGATCACCGCCGAGGTCGCCGACTCCGAGCGCTGCACCGTCGTCGAGCAGGTCGCAAACGGAGTCTCCATCCGGATGGCGGTTCTGTACCTCCTGCTCGGCGGCAACGAACCCGCCGTCAGCCACGCCCGCACCACCGAGGAGAAGTAA